In the genome of Dioscorea cayenensis subsp. rotundata cultivar TDr96_F1 chromosome 1, TDr96_F1_v2_PseudoChromosome.rev07_lg8_w22 25.fasta, whole genome shotgun sequence, one region contains:
- the LOC120266989 gene encoding spastin — MSFFRNLIDSFSQFFSVSDPSSARHHDPQLMDASASAAAGPSVVSERVVNKLKGYFDLAKEEIDKAVRAEEWGLTDDAIAHYKNAHRVMLEAKAARVPSAMPSSDQEKVRIYQQKISKWQENVTERLQVLSKRTGGVPPKKTTLGQSLDRASSSIRATTKAPLQSLPSSKRSTTSVSGNQKNSNGFSRPTEVAANNYDSKLIETINTAIVDRSPAVKWDDVAGLEKAKQALLEMVILPTKRRDLFTGLRKPARGLLLFGPPGNGKTMLAKAVASESDATFFNLSASSLTSKWVGEAEKLVRTLFMVAISKQPSVIFIDEIDSIMSTRMANENDASRRLKSEFLVQFDGVTSNPNDLVIVIGATNKPQEIDDAVLRRLVKRIYIPLPDHNVRRLLLKNQLKGQAFSLPGGDLEWLVKETEGYSGSDLQALCEEAAMMPIRELGPQNILTIKANQLRPLRFGDFQKAMAVIRPSLQKSKWEELEEWNREFGSN; from the exons ATGAGCTTCTTCAGGAACCTCATCGATTCCTTTTCTCAGTTCTTCTCCGTCTCTGATCCATCTTCGGCTCGCCATCACGATCCCCAATTGATGGACGCCTCCGCCTCCGCCGCCGCTGGGCCGTCGGTCGTCAGCGAGAGGGTCGTCAACAAGCTCAAAGGCTACTTCGATTTGGCCAAGGAGGAGATCGATAAGGCTGTCCGGGCTGAAGAATGGGGCCTTACTGATGATGCCATTGCGCACTATAAGAACGCTCATAGAGTCATGCTTGAAGCCAAGGCTGCCAGAGTTCCTTCCGCGATGCCTTCTAG TGATCAAGAAAAGGTGAGAATTTATCAGCAGAAGATATCTAAATGGCAGGAGAATGTTACAGAGAGATTGCAGGTGCTGAGCAAGAGAACgg GTGGTGTTCCGCCAAAGAAG ACTACTCTTGGCCAGAGCCTAGATAGAGCATCTTCATCTATCCGTGCTACAACAAAAGCCCCTCTCCAGAGTTTGCCCAGCTCAAAGAGAAGTACTACCTCAGTGTCAGGGAACCAAAAGAACAGTAATGGGTTCTCAAGACCCACTGAAGTTGCTGCTAATAACTATGACAGCAAATTAATTGAAACTATAAATACAGCCATCGTAGACAGAAGCCCTGCTGTTAAATGGGATGATGttg cTGGTCTGGAGAAAGCAAAACAAGCTCTATTGGAAATGGTTATCCTACCAACTAAAAGAAGAGACTTATTTACTGGACTTCGGAAACCAGCTAGAG GATTGCTTCTATTTGGTCCTCCTGGTAATGGAAAAACAATGCTCGCAAAAGCTGTTGCATCTGAATCAGATGCCACATTTTTTAACCTTTCTGCCTCTTCTCTAACATCTAAATGG GTGGGAGAGGCTGAGAAGCTTGTTCGAACTCTTTTCATGGTTGCCATTTCAAAACAGCCATCCGTAATTTTTATTGACGAG ATTGATAGCATCATGTCTACAAGAATGGCTAATGAGAATGATGCAAGTAGAAGGCTAAAGTCAGAGTTCTTGGTGCAATTTGATGGGGTGACCTCTAATCCAAATGACTTGGTGATTGTTATTG GTGCAACCAATAAGCCACAGGAAATAGATGATGCTGTTCTCCGGAGATTG GTAAAGAGAATATATATCCCTTTACCAGATCACAATGTTCGGAGGTTGCTTCTCAAAAATCAGCTTAAAGGTCAAGCTTTTTCGTTGCCTG gTGGTGATTTAGAATGGCTTGTCAAGGAGACTGAAG GGTATTCTGGGAGTGATTTGCAAGCCTTATGTGAAGAAGCTGCCATGATGCCAATCAGAGAATTAGGTCCACAAAACATTCTCACCATAAAGGCTAATCAG TTAAGACCCTTGAGATTTGGAGATTTCCAAAAAGCGATGGCAGTTATTCGACCAAGCTTACAGAAAAGCAAATGggaagaactcgaggaatggaatAGAGAATTTGGTTCAAATTGA
- the LOC120275819 gene encoding cytochrome P450 704C1-like: MASIFTSFILFMLLLIFAMFCLYVVLPILSLLIFYLKESMNKSGGPPIAGTIFHQLMHFDTLLDFHLDMLHKHGTFRLIKPSYIELFTTDPTIIEHVLKTRFSSYSKGQYNYEIVSDLFGDGIFAVDGEKWRHQRKLASFEFSTKVLREFSSVVFRSNAAKFCKTISDAASFGKQIEMQDLLMKSTLDSIFKVGFGVELDTLSGCNEQGTLFSRAFDDSNHIVFHRYSDLFWKVKRYLNIGMEARLKKNLKVIDDFVFQLIHEKRELMKSGLERDKEDILSRFILESERDPETMTDKYLRDIILNFLIAGKDTSANTLTWFFYMLCKHPLVQEKIAAEIKEAMGDEGLNGDIKSFTSSSLTDQVLDKMQYLHAALTETLRLYPAVPVDAKCAEEDDVLPSGLKMKKGDGITYLIYAMARMVDLWGDDAEEFRPERWLKNGKFQPESPFKFVTFNAGPRICLGKEFAYRQMKILAAVVLNFFKFKLGDESYVARYRTMFTLHMDKGLPLLAFHR; the protein is encoded by the exons ATGGCCTCAATCTTCACATCCTTCATACTCTTCATGCTACTGCTCATCTTTGCAATGTTTTGTCTCTATGTCGTTCTTCCAATTCTCTCTTTGCTCATTTTTTACCTTAAAGAATCGATGAATAAGTCCGGTGGGCCACCGATCGCCGGCACCATCTTCCACCAACTCATGCACTTTGACACTCTTCTCGACTTTCATCTAGACATGCTTCACAAACATGGTACGTTTAGGCTCATCAAGCCTTCTTACATCGAACTTTTTACCACTGATCCTACCATCATTGAGCATGTACTCAAAACCCGCTTTTCCAGTTACAGTAAG GGCcaatataattatgaaatagtTAGTGATTTATTTGGGGATGGAATTTTTGCTGTGGATGGTGAAAAATGGCGGCATCAAAGAAAACTTGCCAGCTTTGAGTTTTCAACAAAAGTTCTCAGGGAATTCAGCAGTGTTGTGTTTCGTTCTAATGCCGCAAAATTCTGCAAGACAATCTCCGATGCGGCTAGTTTTGGAAAGCAGATAGAAATGCAAGACCTTCTGATGAAATCTACTTTAGATTCAATCTTCAAAGTCGGGTTTGGTGTTGAGCTTGACACTCTCTCAGGATGCAATGAACAGGGGACTCTGTTTAGCAGAGCTTTTGATGATTCCAATCACATAGTTTTTCATAGATATTCTGATTTGTTTTGGAAGGTTAAGAGGTATTTGAACATTGGGATGGAGGCTAGACTAAAGAAGAACCTTAAAGTGATTGATGACTTTGTGTTTCAGTTGATTCATGAGAAGAGAGAGCTCATGAAAAGTGGATTAGAG AGAGACAAAGAGGATATATTGTCAAGATTTATATTGGAGAGCGAAAGGGATCCTGAGACGATGACCGATAAATACTTGAGAGACATAATATTGAATTTCTTGATAGCCGGAAAGGATACATCAGCGAATACACTGACTTGGTTCTTCTACATGCTCTGTAAGCATCCCTTGGTTCAAGAGAAGATTGCGGCGGAGATCAAAGAAGCAATGGGGGACGAAGGTTTGAATGGAGAcataaagagtttcacaagtagtAGCCTCACTGATCAAGTGCTTGACAAGATGCAATATTTACATGCAGCCCTAACTGAGACTCTTCGGCTTTACCCGGCTGTCCCTGTG GATGCGAAGTGTGCCGAAGAAGACGATGTTTTACCGAGTGGATTGAAGATGAAAAAGGGAGATGGAATAACTTACTTGATTTATGCCATGGCAAGGATGGTTGATCTTTGGGGTGATGATGCGGAGGAGTTTCGACCGGAAAGGTGGCTAAAGAACGGAAAATTTCAACCAGAAAGTCCATTCAAATTTGTGACCTTCAAT gCTGGACCAAGAATATGCCTAGGAAAGGAGTTTGCATATAGGCAGATGAAGATCTTGGCTGCAGTTGTTCTCAATTTCTTCAAATTTAAGCTTGGTGATGAGTCTTATGTGGCTAGATATAGAACCATGTTCACTCTTCACATGGATAAGGGTCTTCCTCTATTGGCCTTCCATAGATGA
- the LOC120259567 gene encoding cytochrome P450 704C1-like — translation MAMELVTRTLIPFTLYSLFFLFALIFLFITSSIASIFIIFIKESLRNSGQAPIFGTIFNHLINFNSLLDCHLNNARKNLTFQFLRSSHSEIVTADSVIVEYILKGSFTKYNKGKYNHEIMYDLFGDGIFAVDGKKWRHQRELASYEFSVKDRK, via the exons ATGGCCATGGAACTAGTCACAAGAACTCTAATACCCTTCACACTCTACTCACTGTTCTTCCTCTTTGCACTCATATTTCTCTTTATCACTTCATCCATTGCATCcatattcatcatcttcatcaaggaGTCCCTCCGAAACTCCGGCCAAGCGCCGATCTTCGGCACCATCTTCAACCATCTCATCAACTTCAACTCTCTCCTAGATTGTCATTTGAATAACGCTCGCAAAAACCTAACTTTCCAGTTTCTCCGATCATCTCATAGTGAGATCGTCACTGCTGACTCCGTTATCGTTGAATATATACTCAAAGGAAGCTTCACAAAATATAACAAG GGTAAATATAATCATGAAATCATGTATGATCTTTTTGGCGATGGAATCTTTGCGGTGGATGGCAAGAAATGGCGTCACCAAAGGGAACTTGCAAGCTATGAATTCTCTGTTAAAGATCGAAAGTAA
- the LOC120259507 gene encoding cytochrome P450 704C1-like isoform X3 → MELSSNLMASLVSIIISLLVFLALYFIRIISREKKQWGSVKKKYPPIAATLLHQLFYIRRLHHYQTKLSLIYKTFRILDPIRNQIYTTDATNIEYILHNNFKNYGKGDYNYENLKELFGDGIFAVDGEKWRHQRKLASYEFTKKNLRECSNIIFQKNASKLVAIVCQGANSIESMDIQELFMRATMDSIFEIGFGLELNSLEGQSEGSQFTKAFDNSSEFIMLRYFNPFWKIKRFLNIGSEAKLKENIKVVDDFVYHLIHTKMRQMSDYQQKDFLMKKEDILSRFLEERNKDPENMTDKYLRDIILNFLIAGKDTTAGTLSWFIYMLCKHPLVQERVYQDIIDATEAGEKANFTEFSQSITDEVLNKMHYLHAALSETLRLYPAVPLDSKVCFSDDILPDGFSVNKGDIVFYQPYAMGRMKYLWGDDAEVFRPERWLDCHGVFQHESPFKFTAFQVRRIWWTKDLLGKRLCLQANEDLCCCSSQLL, encoded by the exons ATGGAGTTGTCCTCCAATCTCATGGCCTCTCTTGTTAGCATAATAATCTCTTTACTTGTGTTCTTAGCTCTCTATTTTATTAGAATTATCTCAAGGGAGAAGAAACAATGGGGAAGTGTCAAGAAGAAGTACCCACCCATTGCTGCCACTCTTCTCCATCAGCTCTTCTACATAAGGAGGCTTCACCATTACCAAACCAAGCTCTCTCTCATCTACAAAACTTTTCGGATTCTTGATCCCATCCGCAATCAGATCTACACAACCGATGCAACTAATATCGAGTATATTCTCCATAACAATTTCAAGAATTACGGCAAG GGGGATTACAATTATGAGAATTTAAAAGAATTGTTTGGAGATGGAATTTTTGCTGTTGATGGCGAAAAATGGCGGCATCAGAGAAAGCTTGCTAGCTATGAGTTTACGAAGAAGAATTTGCGGGAATGTAGTaacataatttttcaaaaaaatgcaTCAAAACTTGTTGCTATTGTTTGTCAAGGAGCTAATTCCATTGAGTCAATGGACATTCAG GAATTGTTCATGAGAGCAACAATGGACTCGATTTTTGAAATCGGGTTTGGATTAGAGTTAAACAGTCTTGAAGGGCAAAGCGAAGGGAGTCAGTTCACGAAAGCATTCGATAATTCAAGCGAATTCATCATGCTTCGGTACTTCAATCCTTTTTGGAAGATCAAGAGGTTTCTCAACATTGGATCTGAGGCAAAACTCAAGGAAAACATCAAAGTTGTCGATGATTTTGTGTACCACTTGATTCACACCAAGATGAGGCAAATGTCAGATTACCAACAAAAAGATTTTCTG ATGAAAAAAGAAGACATATTGTCAAGATTTTTAGAGGAAAGAAACAAGGATCCTGAAAACATGACAGACAAATACCTAAGAGACATCATACTGAATTTTCTCATTGCTGGCAAGGATACAACAGCAGGAACACTATCTTGGTTCATCTACATGCTCTGCAAACATCCATTAGTACAAGAGAGAGTCTATCAAGATATTATAGATGCAACTGAAGCAGGGGAAAAGGCGAACTTTACTGAATTTTCACAGAGCATAACTGATGAAGTTCTTAACAAGATGCACTACCTTCATGCAGCCTTATCAGAGACTTTGAGACTTTACCCTGCTGTTCCTTTg GACTCCAAAGTATGTTTTTCTGATGATATTCTGCCTGATGGGTTTAGTGTAAACAAGGGTGACATTGTTTTTTACCAGCCTTATGCAATGGGAAGAATGAAGTATTTATGGGGGGATGATGCAGAGGTTTTTAGACCAGAAAGATGGTTGGATTGTCATGGCGTTTTCCAGCATGAAAGTCCATTCAAATTTACTGCATTTCAAGTAAGAAGAATAT GGTGGACCAAGGATTTGCTTGGGAAAAGACTTTGCTTACAGGCAAATGAAGATCTTTGCTGCTGTTCTTCTCAACTTCTTTAG
- the LOC120259507 gene encoding cytochrome P450 704C1-like isoform X1 yields the protein MELSSNLMASLVSIIISLLVFLALYFIRIISREKKQWGSVKKKYPPIAATLLHQLFYIRRLHHYQTKLSLIYKTFRILDPIRNQIYTTDATNIEYILHNNFKNYGKGDYNYENLKELFGDGIFAVDGEKWRHQRKLASYEFTKKNLRECSNIIFQKNASKLVAIVCQGANSIESMDIQELFMRATMDSIFEIGFGLELNSLEGQSEGSQFTKAFDNSSEFIMLRYFNPFWKIKRFLNIGSEAKLKENIKVVDDFVYHLIHTKMRQMSDYQQKDFLMKKEDILSRFLEERNKDPENMTDKYLRDIILNFLIAGKDTTAGTLSWFIYMLCKHPLVQERVYQDIIDATEAGEKANFTEFSQSITDEVLNKMHYLHAALSETLRLYPAVPLDSKVCFSDDILPDGFSVNKGDIVFYQPYAMGRMKYLWGDDAEVFRPERWLDCHGVFQHESPFKFTAFQGGPRICLGKDFAYRQMKIFAAVLLNFFRFKLSEKNKVVNYRVTITLHIDHGLHVHIFHR from the exons ATGGAGTTGTCCTCCAATCTCATGGCCTCTCTTGTTAGCATAATAATCTCTTTACTTGTGTTCTTAGCTCTCTATTTTATTAGAATTATCTCAAGGGAGAAGAAACAATGGGGAAGTGTCAAGAAGAAGTACCCACCCATTGCTGCCACTCTTCTCCATCAGCTCTTCTACATAAGGAGGCTTCACCATTACCAAACCAAGCTCTCTCTCATCTACAAAACTTTTCGGATTCTTGATCCCATCCGCAATCAGATCTACACAACCGATGCAACTAATATCGAGTATATTCTCCATAACAATTTCAAGAATTACGGCAAG GGGGATTACAATTATGAGAATTTAAAAGAATTGTTTGGAGATGGAATTTTTGCTGTTGATGGCGAAAAATGGCGGCATCAGAGAAAGCTTGCTAGCTATGAGTTTACGAAGAAGAATTTGCGGGAATGTAGTaacataatttttcaaaaaaatgcaTCAAAACTTGTTGCTATTGTTTGTCAAGGAGCTAATTCCATTGAGTCAATGGACATTCAG GAATTGTTCATGAGAGCAACAATGGACTCGATTTTTGAAATCGGGTTTGGATTAGAGTTAAACAGTCTTGAAGGGCAAAGCGAAGGGAGTCAGTTCACGAAAGCATTCGATAATTCAAGCGAATTCATCATGCTTCGGTACTTCAATCCTTTTTGGAAGATCAAGAGGTTTCTCAACATTGGATCTGAGGCAAAACTCAAGGAAAACATCAAAGTTGTCGATGATTTTGTGTACCACTTGATTCACACCAAGATGAGGCAAATGTCAGATTACCAACAAAAAGATTTTCTG ATGAAAAAAGAAGACATATTGTCAAGATTTTTAGAGGAAAGAAACAAGGATCCTGAAAACATGACAGACAAATACCTAAGAGACATCATACTGAATTTTCTCATTGCTGGCAAGGATACAACAGCAGGAACACTATCTTGGTTCATCTACATGCTCTGCAAACATCCATTAGTACAAGAGAGAGTCTATCAAGATATTATAGATGCAACTGAAGCAGGGGAAAAGGCGAACTTTACTGAATTTTCACAGAGCATAACTGATGAAGTTCTTAACAAGATGCACTACCTTCATGCAGCCTTATCAGAGACTTTGAGACTTTACCCTGCTGTTCCTTTg GACTCCAAAGTATGTTTTTCTGATGATATTCTGCCTGATGGGTTTAGTGTAAACAAGGGTGACATTGTTTTTTACCAGCCTTATGCAATGGGAAGAATGAAGTATTTATGGGGGGATGATGCAGAGGTTTTTAGACCAGAAAGATGGTTGGATTGTCATGGCGTTTTCCAGCATGAAAGTCCATTCAAATTTACTGCATTTCAA GGTGGACCAAGGATTTGCTTGGGAAAAGACTTTGCTTACAGGCAAATGAAGATCTTTGCTGCTGTTCTTCTCAACTTCTTTAGATTCAAGCTCagtgaaaagaataaggttGTCAATTATAGAGTGACGATCACTCTTCACATTGATCATGGCCTTCatgttcatatatttcacagatga
- the LOC120259507 gene encoding cytochrome P450 704C1-like isoform X2 produces MELSSNLMASLVSIIISLLVFLALYFIRIISREKKQWGSVKKKYPPIAATLLHQLFYIRRLHHYQTKLSLIYKTFRILDPIRNQIYTTDATNIEYILHNNFKNYGKGDYNYENLKELFGDGIFAVDGEKWRHQRKLASYEFTKKNLRECSNIIFQKNASKLVAIVCQGANSIESMDIQELFMRATMDSIFEIGFGLELNSLEGQSEGSQFTKAFDNSSEFIMLRYFNPFWKIKRFLNIGSEAKLKENIKVVDDFVYHLIHTKMRQMSDYQQKDFLMKKEDILSRFLEERNKDPENMTDKYLRDIILNFLIAGKDTTAGTLSWFIYMLCKHPLVQERVYQDIIDATEAGEKANFTEFSQSITDEVLNKMHYLHAALSETLRLYPAVPLPYAMGRMKYLWGDDAEVFRPERWLDCHGVFQHESPFKFTAFQGGPRICLGKDFAYRQMKIFAAVLLNFFRFKLSEKNKVVNYRVTITLHIDHGLHVHIFHR; encoded by the exons ATGGAGTTGTCCTCCAATCTCATGGCCTCTCTTGTTAGCATAATAATCTCTTTACTTGTGTTCTTAGCTCTCTATTTTATTAGAATTATCTCAAGGGAGAAGAAACAATGGGGAAGTGTCAAGAAGAAGTACCCACCCATTGCTGCCACTCTTCTCCATCAGCTCTTCTACATAAGGAGGCTTCACCATTACCAAACCAAGCTCTCTCTCATCTACAAAACTTTTCGGATTCTTGATCCCATCCGCAATCAGATCTACACAACCGATGCAACTAATATCGAGTATATTCTCCATAACAATTTCAAGAATTACGGCAAG GGGGATTACAATTATGAGAATTTAAAAGAATTGTTTGGAGATGGAATTTTTGCTGTTGATGGCGAAAAATGGCGGCATCAGAGAAAGCTTGCTAGCTATGAGTTTACGAAGAAGAATTTGCGGGAATGTAGTaacataatttttcaaaaaaatgcaTCAAAACTTGTTGCTATTGTTTGTCAAGGAGCTAATTCCATTGAGTCAATGGACATTCAG GAATTGTTCATGAGAGCAACAATGGACTCGATTTTTGAAATCGGGTTTGGATTAGAGTTAAACAGTCTTGAAGGGCAAAGCGAAGGGAGTCAGTTCACGAAAGCATTCGATAATTCAAGCGAATTCATCATGCTTCGGTACTTCAATCCTTTTTGGAAGATCAAGAGGTTTCTCAACATTGGATCTGAGGCAAAACTCAAGGAAAACATCAAAGTTGTCGATGATTTTGTGTACCACTTGATTCACACCAAGATGAGGCAAATGTCAGATTACCAACAAAAAGATTTTCTG ATGAAAAAAGAAGACATATTGTCAAGATTTTTAGAGGAAAGAAACAAGGATCCTGAAAACATGACAGACAAATACCTAAGAGACATCATACTGAATTTTCTCATTGCTGGCAAGGATACAACAGCAGGAACACTATCTTGGTTCATCTACATGCTCTGCAAACATCCATTAGTACAAGAGAGAGTCTATCAAGATATTATAGATGCAACTGAAGCAGGGGAAAAGGCGAACTTTACTGAATTTTCACAGAGCATAACTGATGAAGTTCTTAACAAGATGCACTACCTTCATGCAGCCTTATCAGAGACTTTGAGACTTTACCCTGCTGTTCCTTTg CCTTATGCAATGGGAAGAATGAAGTATTTATGGGGGGATGATGCAGAGGTTTTTAGACCAGAAAGATGGTTGGATTGTCATGGCGTTTTCCAGCATGAAAGTCCATTCAAATTTACTGCATTTCAA GGTGGACCAAGGATTTGCTTGGGAAAAGACTTTGCTTACAGGCAAATGAAGATCTTTGCTGCTGTTCTTCTCAACTTCTTTAGATTCAAGCTCagtgaaaagaataaggttGTCAATTATAGAGTGACGATCACTCTTCACATTGATCATGGCCTTCatgttcatatatttcacagatga